In Osmerus mordax isolate fOsmMor3 chromosome 24, fOsmMor3.pri, whole genome shotgun sequence, the following are encoded in one genomic region:
- the adra1aa gene encoding adrenoceptor alpha 1Aa, giving the protein MSAAQEQMLPVADSMAPEPPAHNCTDCSSPLAPPVSVVKAVALGLILGVFILFGVVGNILVILSVACHRHLRTVTHYFIVNLAVADLLLSSTVLPFSAILEILGRWVFGRPFCDVWAAVDVLCCTASIMSLCVISVDRYIGVSYPLRYPAIVTERRALIALVGLWALSVTISIGPLFGWKEAAPEDETICKITEEPAYAIFSAVGSFYLPLAIILAMYCRVYVVARRESRDLREGRKTDKSDSECVTLRIHRGNASASEEEAALRRRKHFALRLLKFSREKKAAKTLGIVVGCFVLCWLPFFLVLPIGSMFPQYRPSETVFKITFWLGYFNSCINPIIYPCSNLEFKKAFQNVLCVHCLRKPARPSHHLSPGMGQSQPQNQPLTLGLDGRGAPSRISPSSSLGLSRTPSSRDGREWRVFSESSAAPGVESGRAKVAKLCNRSLQKTCCCISGRPGSRRSGPPQPSMHRTLPVIKIHQLSLCENGDAV; this is encoded by the exons ATGAGCGCAGCACAGGAACAGATGCTTCCTGTCGCAGACAGTATGGCACCAGAGCCTCCAGCCCACAACTGCACAGACTGCAGCTCGCCGCTCGCCCCGCCGGTCAGCGTGGTCAAGGCCGTGGCCCTCGGCCTGATCCTGGGCGTCTTCATCCTGTTCGGGGTCGTCGGCAACATCCTGGTCATCCTGTCGGTGGCGTGTCACAGGCACCTCCGCACCGTCACGCACTACTTCATCGTGAACCTGGCTGTGGCCGACCTCCTGCTGAGCTCCACCGTGCTGCCCTTCTCCGCCATCTTGGAGATCCTGGGCCGCTGGGTGTTCGGGCGTCCCTTCTGCGACGTGTGGGCCGCCGTGGACGTGCTGTGCTGCACGGCCTCCATCATGAGCCTCTGCGTGATCTCCGTGGACCGCTACATCGGGGTCAGCTACCCTCTCCGCTACCCGGCCATCGTGACCGAACGCAGGGCCCTGATCGCCCTTGTGGGCCTCTGGGCGCTGTCCGTTACCATCTCCATCGGCCCGCTGTTCGGCTGGAAGGAGGCGGCGCCGGAGGACGAGACGATCTGCAAGATCACGGAGGAGCCGGCCTACGCCATCTTCTCCGCCGTGGGCTCTTTCTACCTGCCCCTGGCCATCATCCTGGCCATGTACTGCCGCGTGTACGTGGTGGCCCGGCGGGAGAGCCGGGACCTGAGGGAGGGCCGCAAGACGGACAAGTCCGACTCGGAGTGCGTGACGCTGAGGATCCACCGGGGGAACGCGTCGGcctcggaggaggaggcggcgctGCGGAGGCGCAAGCACTTTGCGCTGCGGCTGCTGAAGTTCTCGCGGGAGAAGAAGGCGGCCAAGACGCTGGGGATCGTGGTGGGCTGCTTCGTGCTCTGCTGGCTGCCCTTCTTCCTGGTGCTGCCCATAG GTTCTATGTTTCCGCAGTACAGACCTTCAGAAACAGTTTTCAAAATCACCTTCTGGCTCGGCTACTTCAACAGCTGCATCAACCCCATCATCTACCCGTGCTCCAACCTGGAGTTTAAGAAGGCCTTCCAGAATGTTCTATGCGTGCACTGTCTGAGAAAACCAGCCAGACCCTCCCATCATCTGAGCCCAGGCATGGGGCAGAGCCAACCCCAGAATCAACCCCTCACCCTGGGACTGGACGGCCGAGGTGCCCCCTCTCGgatcagcccctcctcctccctgggacTCTCCCGGACGCCGTCCTCCAGAGACGGCCGGGAGTGGAGGGTGTTCTCGGAGAGTTCGGCGGCTCCTGGGGTGGAGAGCGGCCGGGCCAAGGTGGCCAAACTCTGCAATAGGAGTCTACAGAAAACCTGCTGTTGTATCAGCGGCAGGCCTGGCTCCCGTAGGTCCGGACCTCCACAGCCCTCCATGCACAGGACCCTGCCCGTCATTAAGATACAtcagctctctctgtgtgagaaCGGAGATGCGGTGTGA
- the tmem230b gene encoding transmembrane protein 230b, producing the protein MPARNIVTNGIPSSKVRYSKLPNDDDGYIDLQFKKSPPKVPYKAIALATALFLIGSLLITIGALLLAGYFDVKDRDRTVPVIIIGILVFLPGFYHLRIAYYASKGYRGYSYDDIPDFDD; encoded by the exons ATGCCTGCCCGTAACATTGTAACTAACGGTATTCCTAGCAGCAAAGTTAGGTATTCTAAATTACCGAATGATGATGACGGTTATATTGACCTTCAG TTCAAAAAGAGTCCACCTAAAGTGCCATACAAAGCCATTGCATTGGCCACCGCCCTTTTCTTAATTGGCTCCCTGCTGATAACCATAGGGGCCCTGCTCCTGGCGGGATACTTTGACGTCAAG GATAGGGATAGAACGGTGCCAGTCATCATAATTGGAATACTGGTTTTCCTTCCTGGGTTCTATCACTTGCGGATAGCCTACTATGCATCAAAAGGTTACCGTGGATATTCTTATGATGACATTCCAGATTTTGATGACTGA